The following proteins come from a genomic window of bacterium:
- the rplJ gene encoding 50S ribosomal protein L10, whose protein sequence is MAVRPEKQEIVKQLIEKYTTAKSVYFTEYRGLTVAELTQLRNQLRKAGCEFKVIKNTLQVKAFEQMKKPDFIPYFIGPIATAFSSQDPAQSAKVLKTFAKDHPNLVIKGGILDGKKLSQKEILAIADLPSREELLAKVFASMQAPIVGFLRVLNGPISGLVTVLTQIKKQKETAASAA, encoded by the coding sequence ATGGCGGTTCGACCTGAAAAGCAGGAAATTGTTAAACAACTGATTGAAAAATATACTACGGCGAAGAGTGTCTATTTTACGGAATACCGTGGGTTAACCGTTGCAGAACTAACCCAGTTACGGAATCAACTCCGGAAAGCTGGCTGTGAATTCAAAGTTATCAAAAATACTTTGCAAGTTAAAGCATTTGAACAGATGAAAAAACCGGATTTTATTCCGTATTTTATCGGACCAATAGCAACAGCGTTTAGCTCGCAAGACCCGGCACAATCAGCAAAAGTATTAAAAACTTTTGCGAAAGACCATCCAAATCTAGTGATTAAAGGTGGAATACTTGATGGTAAGAAATTATCCCAAAAGGAAATTTTAGCTATCGCTGACCTTCCGAGTCGGGAAGAATTGTTAGCCAAAGTTTTTGCCAGTATGCAAGCACCAATTGTTGGATTCTTGCGGGTTCTAAACGGTCCAATTAGCGGATTGGTTACTGTTTTAACCCAAATTAAGAAACAAAAAGAAACCGCGGCATCAGCGGCATAA
- the rplL gene encoding 50S ribosomal protein L7/L12 has protein sequence MTKDEIKEAIKKMNVLELAELVKELETEFGVSAAAPVAVMAGPAAGAAAVAPEEEKTEFDVILVSGGDKKIQVIKEVRALTNLGLKEAKDLVEGAPKPVAEKVSKEKANEIKTKLEAQGAKVEIK, from the coding sequence ATGACGAAAGATGAAATTAAAGAAGCAATAAAAAAGATGAATGTTTTAGAGTTAGCAGAGTTGGTGAAAGAGTTAGAAACTGAATTCGGTGTATCGGCAGCAGCTCCAGTCGCCGTTATGGCAGGACCAGCCGCCGGTGCGGCAGCCGTTGCTCCTGAAGAAGAAAAAACTGAGTTTGATGTTATTCTCGTTTCCGGTGGAGATAAGAAGATTCAAGTTATTAAAGAGGTACGCGCACTAACTAACCTCGGTCTGAAAGAAGCAAAAGACCTGGTTGAAGGAGCGCCGAAACCTGTAGCGGAAAAAGTTTCTAAGGAAAAAGCTAACGAAATCAAAACGAAACTTGAAGCGCAAGGTGCTAAAGTAGAAATTAAATAA
- a CDS encoding lysine exporter LysO family protein, protein MLLIITSLILGMFIGYFHLLSNKVMRLTKPVSLIGLFSLIFLLGVKVGNEPRVTQHLGEIGVQGLAIASSVVIGTLLFAIPIELWLRKKIIVSTSLFPSPRENRELQITGLILFSMASGIIVGYSRILPQMMLTRLDDLSWWLLAFLLLLVGIDMGMTAIWKKISQIGLHILILPLGVIGGTMLGAIMVGVMLQMQMNEVASVAGAFGWYTLSAIVLDKLHSPQLGALAFFANVLRELIAFIFIPVFVRLHRPISGIAIGGATTMDTTLVLIDRVAGAEYAALAFVQGLVLSVLVPFLVPLLVKGGI, encoded by the coding sequence ATGTTGCTTATTATTACATCTCTTATCCTCGGAATGTTCATTGGCTACTTCCATTTACTATCTAACAAGGTGATGCGATTAACCAAGCCGGTCAGTTTAATCGGATTGTTCAGCTTAATTTTCCTGCTTGGTGTAAAAGTTGGAAATGAACCCCGAGTAACTCAACACTTAGGTGAAATTGGGGTTCAAGGGTTGGCTATTGCATCCAGTGTGGTTATAGGAACCTTGTTATTTGCAATCCCAATCGAACTCTGGTTGAGAAAAAAAATCATTGTTAGTACCTCTCTTTTTCCGTCGCCGAGGGAAAATAGAGAACTCCAGATAACCGGGCTGATACTATTCAGTATGGCATCGGGGATTATTGTCGGTTATAGTCGGATTTTACCACAGATGATGTTAACTCGATTAGATGATTTATCTTGGTGGTTATTAGCGTTTTTACTGTTATTAGTCGGCATAGATATGGGCATGACCGCTATATGGAAAAAAATCTCACAAATCGGATTGCATATCCTCATTTTGCCATTAGGAGTTATTGGTGGAACAATGCTCGGTGCGATAATGGTTGGAGTAATGCTCCAGATGCAAATGAATGAAGTTGCCAGCGTAGCCGGTGCATTTGGTTGGTACACATTATCAGCAATAGTTCTTGATAAACTGCATAGTCCGCAACTTGGTGCGTTAGCGTTTTTTGCTAATGTTCTTCGTGAGTTAATAGCTTTTATTTTTATTCCGGTTTTTGTTCGGTTACATCGCCCGATTTCCGGTATTGCTATCGGTGGAGCAACGACCATGGATACAACGTTAGTTCTAATAGACCGAGTTGCTGGTGCGGAATATGCAGCGCTTGCTTTCGTTCAGGGATTGGTACTTTCGGTTCTTGTACCTTTTCTTGTTCCCTTGCTAGTTAAAGGAGGAATTTAA
- a CDS encoding glycosyl hydrolase-related protein, with translation MGLTKEVHVVSHTHWDREWYLTFQQYRMRLVDVIDQVLDLLENNPEYKYFTLDGQAIVLEDYLEIRPENRSRVEKLVKSGKLMVGPFYILPDEFLISEEAHIRNLILGHKIAEEFGAVMKVGYIPDPFGHISQLPQILQGFGIDNFIFTRGLNDTQQSEFWWQAPDGTKVLAIFQPGGYCNGRWLSIENKEHLDRFKHVYRVLSEKATTQNLLVNNGCDHLPPQPELPEVLKGFRKIFPDAKFMHSTFQAYIAQVKKAKPRLKTICQELRGNKEQYLLYGVQSARMYLKQRNDRIQVELTRYAEPFSAFAWLLGGEYPQGALWRAWRYLMQNHPHDSICGCSIDAVHQQMLTRFDWAHELASEISNRAKISIADQIDTHDLDKKEIAFVIFNPLNWERTEVFQTEINFELPDIGKYKGVRILDETNTEIPVQLSSVNLDIKTYLHPKKHPHQPRVYSMKVSIPVERIPACGYKTYRAIPLMVDTILQGKPLAHNNILENEFLQIEVNPNGSLNIWHKETDTEYKNCLIYEDGADAGDEYNYSPPRKDTIITTESSSPQISLVDNGPLAATVKIDGVLHLPQSLTADFQERVSETVACPLTTYVTLTTGSPRIDIVTEFENKAKDHRLRVLFPSGIKTKYSFAEGHFDVVQRTIGLPNDITAYKIEHPPTTHPQLGFVDVNDSKIGLAVINQGLPEYEVKDDAKRTIALTLLRCVGWLAHWDLLTRELPAGPHLPTPDAQCLGKHRFKFSILPHSGNWLDATVYRQAAQHNVGFSTLQTDSHQGRLPKSMGFLSVEPKELVVTAIKKSEKEDFVIIRFYNIGEKTVQGTIGFGKTVTQVYLAELSEKRLQKLEITNGKSVELSVPKKKIITLAVQFAP, from the coding sequence TTGGGATTAACGAAAGAAGTCCATGTTGTCAGCCATACTCATTGGGACCGGGAATGGTATTTAACGTTTCAGCAGTATCGGATGCGGTTAGTTGATGTTATTGACCAAGTACTCGATTTGTTAGAAAACAATCCTGAATATAAATACTTTACCCTAGACGGTCAGGCAATAGTTTTGGAAGATTATCTTGAGATAAGACCGGAAAATCGATCTCGGGTTGAGAAACTGGTTAAATCCGGCAAACTTATGGTCGGTCCATTTTATATTTTACCTGACGAATTCCTGATTAGCGAAGAAGCCCATATCCGTAATCTAATACTTGGTCATAAAATTGCTGAAGAGTTTGGTGCAGTAATGAAAGTGGGATATATCCCTGATCCGTTTGGTCATATTTCGCAGTTACCACAAATACTGCAGGGGTTCGGCATAGATAATTTTATTTTTACCCGAGGATTGAATGATACCCAGCAGAGTGAATTTTGGTGGCAGGCACCGGATGGAACAAAAGTATTAGCTATATTCCAACCAGGTGGTTATTGCAACGGCAGATGGTTAAGTATCGAAAACAAGGAGCATTTAGACCGATTCAAGCATGTATATCGTGTGCTTTCGGAAAAAGCAACTACTCAGAATCTTTTAGTAAATAATGGCTGCGACCATCTTCCACCGCAACCAGAACTACCTGAAGTACTAAAAGGATTCCGCAAAATATTTCCTGATGCAAAGTTTATGCATAGTACTTTTCAGGCATATATTGCACAGGTTAAAAAGGCAAAACCGAGATTAAAAACTATCTGTCAGGAACTACGGGGTAATAAAGAGCAATATTTATTATACGGAGTCCAATCGGCAAGGATGTATCTAAAGCAACGGAATGACCGCATCCAAGTTGAATTAACGCGATATGCAGAACCATTTTCTGCGTTTGCCTGGTTGCTCGGAGGTGAGTATCCGCAGGGAGCGTTATGGCGTGCATGGCGATATCTGATGCAGAATCATCCGCATGATTCGATATGCGGGTGCAGTATAGATGCGGTACATCAGCAAATGCTAACTCGATTCGACTGGGCACACGAATTAGCCAGCGAAATTAGTAATCGAGCGAAAATCAGTATTGCAGACCAGATTGATACCCACGATTTGGATAAAAAAGAAATTGCTTTCGTCATATTCAATCCACTCAATTGGGAACGAACAGAGGTGTTCCAGACAGAAATAAACTTTGAATTACCCGATATTGGCAAATATAAAGGGGTTCGAATATTAGATGAAACAAATACTGAGATTCCAGTCCAACTATCAAGTGTGAATCTTGATATTAAAACGTACCTACATCCGAAAAAACATCCGCATCAGCCGCGAGTATATAGTATGAAAGTTTCTATTCCAGTCGAAAGAATTCCTGCTTGCGGATATAAGACGTATCGTGCTATACCACTCATGGTCGATACTATCTTGCAAGGGAAACCACTTGCTCATAATAACATCCTCGAAAACGAATTTCTCCAAATAGAAGTTAATCCGAATGGTTCTTTAAATATTTGGCATAAAGAAACTGATACCGAATATAAAAATTGTCTGATTTATGAAGATGGAGCTGATGCTGGGGACGAATATAATTATTCGCCTCCACGGAAAGATACCATTATTACCACCGAATCCAGTTCACCGCAAATATCATTAGTTGATAATGGTCCATTAGCTGCTACAGTTAAAATTGACGGAGTATTACACCTACCTCAATCATTAACTGCGGATTTCCAAGAACGGGTATCGGAAACAGTTGCCTGTCCCCTCACAACGTATGTAACGTTAACTACAGGTTCACCACGCATAGATATCGTTACTGAATTTGAAAATAAAGCGAAAGACCATCGGCTTCGCGTTTTATTCCCAAGTGGGATCAAAACAAAATATTCGTTTGCTGAAGGACATTTTGATGTTGTCCAGCGAACAATCGGTCTACCGAACGATATCACTGCATATAAGATCGAGCATCCACCAACAACCCATCCGCAACTAGGATTTGTTGATGTTAACGATAGTAAAATTGGATTAGCAGTTATCAACCAAGGTTTGCCGGAATATGAAGTGAAAGATGACGCGAAACGAACAATAGCATTAACTTTGCTTCGTTGTGTTGGTTGGTTAGCCCATTGGGATTTATTAACTCGAGAACTGCCAGCAGGGCCGCATTTACCGACACCGGATGCGCAATGTTTAGGGAAACATCGGTTTAAATTCAGCATCCTGCCTCATTCGGGCAATTGGTTAGATGCAACAGTATATCGTCAAGCAGCACAGCATAATGTTGGGTTTAGTACCCTGCAAACTGATAGTCATCAAGGGCGGTTACCCAAATCAATGGGGTTTCTTTCTGTTGAGCCAAAAGAGTTGGTAGTTACTGCTATCAAGAAATCTGAAAAAGAAGATTTTGTTATAATTCGATTCTATAACATCGGAGAGAAAACGGTACAGGGAACAATTGGTTTCGGGAAGACAGTTACTCAGGTATACTTAGCCGAATTAAGCGAGAAACGACTTCAGAAGCTTGAGATAACGAATGGGAAATCGGTTGAACTCTCGGTTCCAAAGAAGAAGATTATCACACTTGCAGTACAATTTGCCCCATAA
- a CDS encoding NUMOD3 domain-containing DNA-binding protein, with the protein MKKFSEAARKKMSEAKKGDKNPNWKGGIYSNDPKAYMQQYWKKRAAALSAKQTAKVDKKIK; encoded by the coding sequence ATGAAAAAGTTCTCTGAAGCTGCTCGCAAAAAGATGAGTGAAGCGAAAAAGGGAGATAAAAATCCGAATTGGAAAGGCGGAATTTATTCTAACGACCCGAAAGCGTATATGCAACAGTATTGGAAAAAACGGGCCGCGGCTCTATCCGCAAAACAAACAGCAAAAGTTGACAAAAAAATAAAATAA
- a CDS encoding nitroreductase family protein: MDAIEALKTRRSIRKYLDRPVSKELIEQLVDVGRLAATANNLQPWEFVVVTDANMRQQLADITEYGKFIKIAPVCILVFSKDTKYFLEDGSAATQNILVAARALGLGSCWVAGDKKPYADKIRELLGVPTGYKLISLIAIGYPAETPEAKNKRPLSSVIHWEKF; the protein is encoded by the coding sequence ATGGATGCTATTGAAGCTTTAAAAACAAGGAGAAGTATTAGGAAATATTTAGACCGGCCGGTCTCAAAAGAATTAATTGAACAGTTAGTTGATGTCGGTCGGTTGGCAGCGACAGCGAATAATTTGCAACCGTGGGAGTTTGTGGTGGTGACCGACGCTAATATGCGTCAGCAGTTGGCGGATATAACCGAATATGGTAAGTTTATCAAAATTGCACCGGTATGTATTCTTGTGTTTAGTAAAGATACTAAATATTTTTTGGAAGATGGTTCAGCCGCAACCCAGAATATACTAGTTGCAGCGCGCGCCCTCGGTCTCGGTAGTTGCTGGGTTGCTGGGGATAAAAAACCCTATGCGGACAAAATCCGCGAATTACTCGGTGTTCCGACCGGATATAAGTTAATTAGTTTAATAGCTATCGGATATCCAGCAGAAACACCGGAAGCAAAAAATAAACGGCCACTATCATCGGTTATCCATTGGGAGAAGTTTTAG
- a CDS encoding SpoIID/LytB domain-containing protein has translation MSGDTARVLILEDVKQIELGSTVDMIIYDMEDNIVDTCDKNPIMIQVSGIGFAVNGKKVNQSSLKIVPVKNTGDTTQQKTVPLLIVNGKKYRGEFRLYNTGKTMQVVNVLDIEEYLCGVVPREMPFSWHIEALKAQAVAARTFTYNRLFTRNARNKNYDLLPTIADQVYGGYTDERESCNLAIAATCGEILVYNDKPIYACYHGNSGGQLEDNDDVFGGRIPYLCRKPDKYAVPSATYHWSRTISAAEIRARLHDNGLAIGTINDIELTTVADSGRVREITIVHSLGKTRLSGPEFRNKMGTTCIRSTLFTLEKQGESYIFRGTGSGHGVGMSQWSAKNMAEAGKDYQEILAYFYPGTTLINIHNSKLQ, from the coding sequence ATGTCAGGGGATACGGCACGTGTATTAATTCTGGAAGACGTAAAACAGATAGAGCTTGGATCAACGGTAGATATGATTATCTATGATATGGAAGATAACATAGTTGATACATGCGATAAAAACCCGATTATGATCCAGGTCAGTGGAATAGGATTTGCTGTAAATGGGAAAAAAGTGAATCAATCGAGTTTAAAAATTGTACCTGTAAAAAATACTGGTGATACTACTCAACAGAAAACGGTTCCTTTGCTCATTGTGAATGGCAAGAAATATCGTGGTGAATTTAGACTTTACAATACTGGTAAAACTATGCAAGTGGTAAATGTTCTAGATATAGAGGAATATCTTTGCGGAGTCGTTCCGCGTGAAATGCCATTTTCTTGGCACATTGAAGCGTTGAAAGCGCAAGCGGTTGCAGCACGGACCTTTACCTACAACCGCTTGTTTACCCGAAATGCGAGAAATAAAAATTATGATTTACTACCGACTATTGCCGACCAAGTGTACGGTGGATATACTGATGAACGGGAATCATGTAATCTGGCAATTGCTGCAACGTGTGGCGAGATTTTGGTATATAACGATAAACCGATTTATGCTTGTTATCATGGGAATAGCGGCGGGCAGTTGGAAGATAACGATGATGTTTTCGGAGGACGAATACCCTATCTATGCAGGAAACCGGATAAATATGCGGTTCCCAGCGCTACCTATCATTGGTCAAGAACCATATCGGCAGCAGAAATCAGAGCTCGATTACATGATAATGGTTTAGCCATAGGTACAATTAACGACATCGAATTAACTACCGTAGCTGATTCTGGTCGGGTTCGAGAGATAACCATAGTTCATTCGCTTGGGAAAACAAGATTGTCCGGACCAGAGTTTCGGAATAAAATGGGAACAACATGCATTCGGAGCACGCTATTTACTCTTGAAAAACAAGGTGAATCCTATATATTTCGAGGGACTGGAAGTGGACATGGTGTAGGAATGAGTCAGTGGAGTGCAAAAAATATGGCAGAAGCTGGAAAGGATTATCAGGAGATACTAGCTTATTTTTATCCGGGGACAACGTTAATAAATATACATAATTCCAAATTGCAATAA
- the amrS gene encoding AmmeMemoRadiSam system radical SAM enzyme: MNKQNKITRRQFVTRTGQILAASTLTPLLSPLIPSAETVPLLSKKEAKYWKRLPEKRVECMLCPRACKVDDMERGYCGVRENQDGTYYTLVHSNPCSIHIDPVEKKPFFHYLPGARTLSLATAGCNVNCAFCQNWEISQARPEQTDNINLPPEEVVRQAVDNGCPIIAFTYTEPVVFIEYCYDIAKLGNQSNRKSVMVTNGYINPDPMKQLCTVLSAVKVDLKAFTERFYKEIVGGKLQPVLDTLKLLNQLKIWYEIVYLVVPTLNDNPSEITAVCAWIKSELGVDVPLHFTRFNPMYKLKNLPPTPIPTLERCRDIGRDVGLRYVYIGNVPGHEGENTYCPSCKKIVVQRIGFRVLQFNISGGKCRFCQTNIAGVWT, from the coding sequence ATGAATAAGCAAAATAAAATAACCCGCCGACAATTTGTTACAAGAACAGGACAGATATTAGCCGCAAGTACTCTAACTCCACTATTATCGCCATTGATACCATCAGCGGAAACAGTGCCGTTGTTGTCGAAAAAAGAAGCAAAGTATTGGAAAAGATTACCGGAGAAGCGAGTCGAATGTATGCTATGCCCGCGTGCGTGTAAAGTTGATGATATGGAACGTGGGTATTGTGGAGTTCGAGAAAATCAGGATGGAACCTATTATACGTTAGTTCATTCGAATCCCTGTTCAATCCATATTGACCCGGTTGAAAAGAAGCCGTTTTTTCATTATTTACCTGGAGCGCGAACCTTATCTTTGGCGACCGCAGGATGTAATGTTAATTGTGCGTTTTGCCAGAATTGGGAAATATCCCAAGCACGACCGGAACAAACTGATAATATTAACCTGCCACCAGAAGAAGTTGTACGACAAGCGGTAGATAATGGATGTCCAATTATTGCGTTCACCTATACCGAACCGGTAGTGTTTATAGAGTATTGTTACGATATTGCGAAGCTTGGGAATCAATCAAACCGTAAATCGGTCATGGTAACTAATGGCTATATTAACCCTGACCCGATGAAACAACTCTGTACCGTTTTAAGTGCAGTAAAAGTTGATTTAAAAGCATTTACCGAAAGGTTCTATAAAGAGATAGTTGGTGGGAAACTACAGCCAGTTCTCGATACCCTGAAGTTGTTGAACCAACTCAAGATATGGTATGAAATTGTATATCTAGTTGTTCCGACGCTGAACGATAATCCGTCAGAAATCACGGCGGTGTGTGCTTGGATAAAATCAGAATTAGGTGTAGATGTTCCGCTGCATTTCACGCGTTTTAATCCGATGTATAAACTGAAAAATCTTCCACCAACTCCAATTCCAACGTTGGAACGATGCCGGGATATTGGTCGGGACGTAGGGTTACGTTATGTTTATATCGGGAACGTACCAGGACATGAAGGTGAAAATACCTATTGTCCGAGTTGTAAAAAAATCGTTGTTCAACGAATCGGATTTCGTGTGCTTCAGTTTAATATTAGCGGCGGAAAGTGTCGGTTCTGCCAAACGAACATAGCCGGTGTGTGGACATAA
- a CDS encoding DUF362 domain-containing protein codes for MEQTRREFLRNSMLTSIGLVTGGNSLLFSLFSQLSRLKSRVVIYRNDKVFSKQGTLDFQVLQQMVNQSILRLTGLTTLRDAWGKFFSRRDIVGIKVNTLAGKQLSTHPELALAIAYSLRDAGLPANQIIIFDRQNNELQTAGYQLNYSRTGIRCYGTDTSGIGYELEPKVYNSIGSCFSRILTEQCTALINVPVLKDHGIVGISGAMKNLYGVIHNPNKYHDNLGDPYIADLNCMPTVRDKMKLVICDGLVAQYHGGPAYKSQYAWYYNGIIVSTDPVALDYLCWQIIEQKRREKGFPSLKEQEREPIWIATAAEKERNLGTNQPNQIEVVYV; via the coding sequence ATGGAACAAACCAGACGTGAATTTCTCCGTAATTCAATGCTAACCAGTATTGGGCTGGTTACTGGTGGAAATAGTCTTTTATTTAGTTTGTTCAGTCAACTTTCGCGGTTAAAATCGCGAGTGGTTATCTACAGAAATGATAAAGTGTTTTCTAAACAGGGCACACTCGATTTTCAGGTGCTGCAGCAGATGGTGAATCAATCTATTCTACGCTTAACCGGTTTAACTACACTGCGTGATGCTTGGGGTAAGTTTTTCTCACGTCGAGATATCGTTGGTATCAAAGTTAATACGCTCGCTGGCAAACAATTATCAACCCATCCGGAACTAGCACTAGCGATAGCGTATAGTTTACGTGATGCAGGACTACCAGCGAATCAGATAATTATTTTTGACCGGCAGAATAATGAACTTCAGACCGCGGGATATCAACTGAATTATTCTCGAACTGGTATCCGTTGCTATGGAACCGATACTTCTGGCATCGGCTATGAACTAGAACCGAAAGTTTATAATAGTATTGGAAGTTGTTTTTCTCGAATCCTGACAGAACAATGTACTGCGCTCATTAATGTTCCGGTTTTGAAAGACCATGGTATAGTTGGAATTAGTGGAGCAATGAAAAATCTTTATGGTGTAATTCATAATCCGAATAAATACCATGATAACCTCGGAGATCCATATATTGCTGATTTGAACTGCATGCCTACAGTTCGAGATAAAATGAAATTGGTTATTTGTGATGGGTTGGTTGCGCAATATCATGGTGGCCCCGCATATAAATCACAGTATGCGTGGTATTATAATGGAATAATCGTTTCGACCGACCCGGTTGCTCTTGATTATCTATGCTGGCAAATTATTGAACAAAAACGAAGAGAAAAGGGGTTTCCCTCGTTGAAAGAGCAGGAACGTGAGCCAATCTGGATTGCGACCGCTGCGGAGAAAGAGAGAAATCTGGGAACGAACCAACCGAATCAAATTGAAGTGGTATACGTGTAA
- a CDS encoding sugar phosphate isomerase/epimerase — MFKLGIITDEISQDFEQAVAFAKKNNLDFVELRSVWDKPPQALDTSDIWKIKELLKRTELKVTCIASPVFKCHIDKADEYQEHLDFLKRCINLAHQLNTNIIRIFTFWKKNLSLEQHWDLLINRFGSAVELAKKENIKLAIENEHSCLVGTGQELAQFMEILDSNLKYTGSHSQSVYALWDPCNEIFAGVTEPPYPNGFNYIATRIIHLHIKDAIRVNAKYKMQNLKQILPEGGEPKCVPIGEGWIDWQGQLQALINLNYRGGVSLETHWRPKKELSESKLSLPGGTEFSSLGEEASQVCLNRVFDILTKLNIPKKE, encoded by the coding sequence ATGTTCAAATTAGGGATTATAACTGACGAAATTTCGCAAGATTTCGAACAAGCGGTAGCATTCGCAAAAAAGAATAATCTTGATTTCGTTGAGCTTCGTTCGGTGTGGGATAAACCACCACAAGCATTGGATACATCTGATATATGGAAAATAAAAGAGCTACTGAAACGAACGGAATTGAAGGTAACCTGTATTGCATCACCAGTTTTTAAATGTCATATTGATAAAGCAGATGAATATCAGGAACATCTAGATTTTTTGAAACGGTGTATCAATTTAGCGCATCAGTTGAATACTAATATCATCCGCATTTTTACCTTCTGGAAAAAAAATCTTTCCCTTGAACAACATTGGGATTTGCTCATTAACCGATTTGGTTCAGCGGTTGAACTAGCCAAAAAAGAGAATATAAAACTTGCAATTGAAAATGAACATTCTTGTTTGGTTGGAACCGGTCAAGAACTTGCCCAATTTATGGAGATATTGGATTCAAATCTGAAATACACAGGATCTCATTCGCAATCAGTTTATGCGTTATGGGACCCGTGCAATGAAATTTTCGCTGGAGTAACTGAGCCACCTTATCCCAATGGGTTTAACTATATCGCTACAAGGATTATTCACCTGCATATCAAAGATGCTATCCGGGTAAACGCTAAATACAAAATGCAAAATTTAAAACAAATCCTACCTGAAGGTGGAGAACCAAAATGCGTACCAATAGGAGAGGGATGGATCGATTGGCAGGGGCAACTGCAGGCGCTCATTAACTTGAATTATCGCGGTGGGGTATCTTTAGAAACCCATTGGCGACCGAAAAAAGAATTATCGGAATCAAAGTTATCCCTTCCGGGTGGAACGGAATTTTCTTCGCTTGGTGAAGAAGCGTCGCAAGTCTGTCTCAATCGAGTTTTTGATATCCTAACAAAACTTAATATTCCAAAAAAGGAGTAA
- a CDS encoding PAS domain S-box protein, with amino-acid sequence MAHKETLNVNNYFEQNSENYLLLIDNLADGVALVQDGKHIFVNQSFAKIFGYAREELIGTESILLIAPEELERMREQFEKRRQGDMLPSHYETVGIRKDGQRVYLEVFGSMINYAGKLTNHVTVRDISYRKQTEERIQQLNQQLERRILELLIANQSLAEYDYTISHELRTPLQNIKGAWHILNEYYSSQVDSQGIECIRLIEKNIKIMETLIENILTYAKFGRAALHFQEVELSELVQSLYAELSQQQPEPHRKLVMHMLPKAFADPVMLREILFNLLENAFKFTQHTPQPIITIGGREEADQVVFYIKDNGIGLAKEDIEKIFDIFHRGNNSAEYTGSGLGLAIVRRAIQRHQGRIWAENNADAGLTIYFTLPKPAEG; translated from the coding sequence ATGGCTCATAAAGAGACGTTGAACGTAAACAACTATTTTGAGCAAAATAGTGAGAATTATTTACTATTAATAGATAATTTAGCGGATGGGGTGGCATTAGTTCAAGATGGAAAACATATTTTTGTTAATCAATCATTTGCGAAAATCTTCGGATACGCGCGAGAAGAATTGATTGGGACAGAATCAATATTACTGATTGCTCCTGAAGAATTAGAAAGAATGCGTGAACAGTTTGAGAAACGACGTCAGGGAGACATGCTACCGTCGCATTATGAAACGGTTGGAATCCGTAAAGACGGACAGCGAGTATATCTTGAAGTATTCGGTTCTATGATAAATTATGCTGGAAAATTAACTAATCATGTTACGGTTAGAGATATATCCTATCGAAAGCAAACAGAGGAGAGAATCCAACAATTAAATCAGCAGCTGGAACGACGTATTTTAGAATTATTAATAGCAAATCAAAGTTTAGCTGAATATGATTATACTATTTCTCACGAATTACGTACTCCTTTGCAGAACATTAAAGGAGCTTGGCATATTTTGAATGAATATTATTCATCCCAGGTAGATAGCCAAGGAATAGAATGTATTCGGTTAATTGAAAAGAATATTAAAATTATGGAAACGCTGATTGAAAATATTCTCACGTATGCGAAGTTTGGCCGAGCTGCGCTCCATTTTCAAGAGGTTGAATTATCGGAATTAGTCCAATCGTTATATGCAGAATTAAGCCAACAGCAGCCGGAACCACACCGGAAACTGGTTATGCATATGTTACCAAAAGCATTTGCTGACCCGGTTATGTTACGGGAAATATTATTCAATCTTCTCGAAAATGCATTTAAATTTACGCAACACACACCGCAACCAATAATCACCATCGGTGGTCGAGAAGAAGCAGACCAAGTAGTTTTCTATATTAAAGATAATGGAATAGGATTAGCCAAGGAAGATATTGAAAAAATATTTGATATTTTCCATCGCGGGAATAATTCCGCAGAATATACCGGGAGCGGGTTGGGATTAGCGATTGTTCGTCGTGCGATTCAGCGCCATCAGGGTCGTATTTGGGCAGAGAATAACGCTGATGCGGGTTTAACGATTTATTTTACTCTTCCAAAACCAGCAGAAGGATAA